One Microtus ochrogaster isolate Prairie Vole_2 unplaced genomic scaffold, MicOch1.0 UNK170, whole genome shotgun sequence DNA window includes the following coding sequences:
- the LOC101985321 gene encoding liver carboxylesterase-like → MKSDYVQKMNLIMPPMSMSEDCLYLNIYTPTHAREGSNLPVMVWIHGGALIVGMASMNDGSILAATEDIVIVAIQYRLGVLGFFRLPWLVSSWQRKKSNQACCANVRPRVQNPGAHRRLEVVLTVTNLSGCEAKDSEALVHCLREKTVEEILTINQVFTMIPAVVDGTFLPRHPRELLASGDFRPVPTIIGVDSDECGWGIPLMNGLDHVIKNITRETLPAVLKSRAAHMMLPPECSNLLMKEYMGDVEDPQTLQAQFRELMEDVMFVIPALQVANFQRSHAPVYFYEFNHQPSYIKHVRPSHVRADHGDHLPFVFGSHFWGMNAFPQ, encoded by the exons ATGAAATCAGACTATGTACAGAAGATGAATCTGATCATGCCTCCTATGTCTATGTCTGAGGACTGCCTGTATCTCAACATCTACACACCAACACATGCACGTGAAGGATCTAACCTGCCT GTGATGGTATGGATTCATGGTGGTGCACTGATTGTAGGAATGGCTTCCATGAATGATGGATCCATACTGGCTGCTACTGAGGATATAGTAATTGTTGCTATCCAATATCGCTTGGGTGTCCTTGGCTTCTTCAG ACtaccctggcttgtgtcaagttggcaaagaaaaaaatctaaccagGCTTGCTGTGCAAATGTGAGGCCCCGAGTTCAAAACCCCGGAGCCCACAGAAGACTAGAGGTGGTGTTG ACAGTAACCAACCTTTCAGGATGTGAGGCCAAGGACTCAGAAGCTCTGGTGCACTGCCTACGAGAGAAGACTGTAGAAGAGATTTTGACTATCAACCAG GTCTTCACTATGATCCCTGCTGTGGTGGATGGGACTTTCCTACCGAGGCACCCTCGGGAGCTGTTGGCCTCTGGGGATTTTCGCCCTGTCCCCACCATCATTGGTGTTGACAGTGATGAGTGTGGTTGGGGAATCCCCTTG ATGAACGGCCTTGATCATGTCATAAAGAACATAACCAGAGAGACCCTGCCAGCTGTTCTGAAGAGCAGAGCAGCACACATG ATGCTGCCTCCTGAATGTAGTAACCTTCTGATGAAAGAATACATGGGGGATGTTGAGGACCCCCAGACCCTGCAGGCACAGTTCAGAGAATTGATGGAGGACGTCATGTTTGTGATCCCTGCACTCCAAGTAGCAAATTTTCAGC GTTCCCATGCTCCTGTCTACTTCTATGAATTCAATCATCAGCCAAGCTACATCAAGCATGTCAGGCCATCCCACGTGAGGGCTGACCATGGTGATCACCTCCCTTTTGTCTTTGGCTCCCACTTTTGGGGCATGAATG CATTTCCACAGTAG